The Platichthys flesus chromosome 10, fPlaFle2.1, whole genome shotgun sequence genome includes a window with the following:
- the atp6v1c2 gene encoding V-type proton ATPase subunit C 1-B has translation MTDLWLISVPLDKTSLNSVEQLKRTIAKTSQASCCMFSIPDLKVGILDSLLTMSDDLSKLDILTESVIKKTCQCMREVMEHSTDKVLENALANGVDLMSYVTKFQWDKAKYPTALPLSSLADIINKEVSQVETELKCRAATYSSVKTSLQSLERKLEGSLHTRSLNDIVRREDLVVSEYLTTLLVVVPRGSYLQWERTYESLSQFVVPRSSRKLHDDEEGGVFSVTLFKRAVSEFKARAQESKFTVREYRFDQEEEKQQERKQLSVHKKEQCGIFVRWLKVNFREIFTAWIHLKALRVFVESVLRYGLPINYQALLLLTDSKCSKKLRGELASLFMHLDPTATSSKTDVNCDIPGLCQQEYFSYICFGINTSIVEIS, from the exons ATGACAGACTTGTGGTTGATTTCTGTCCCACTGGACAAGACCAGTTTAAACAGTGTAGAGCAACTCAAGCGCACCATTGCCAAAACCAGCCAGGCCTCCTGCTGCATGTTCTCCATCCCTGATCTCAAG GTGGGAATACTGGACAGTCTGCTCACTATGTCAGATGATCTTTCCAAACTGGACATACTGACTGAGAG TGTGAtcaaaaaaacatgtcagtgtATGAGGGAGGTGATGGAGCATTCTACTGACAAAGTGCTTGAAAACGCCTTAGCCAATGgag tggaCCTAATGAGCTATGTGACAAAGTTTCAGTGGGACAAAGCCAAGTATCCAACAGCACTGCCTCTCTCCAGCCTGGCAGATATCATCAACAAG GAAGTTTCTCAGGTGGAGACGGAATTGAAATGTCGAGCTGCGACGTACAGCAGTGTGAAAACCAGCTTGCAGAGCCTTGAGCGCAAACTCGA GGGGAGTTTGCACACTCGCAGTCTGAATGACATTGTGAGGCGAGAAGACCTGGTGGTCTCAGAGTACCTCACCACTCTACTGGTAGTGGTGCCCAG AGGGAGCTACCTGCAGTGGGAGAGGACCTATGAGTCTTTGTCACAGTTTGTGGTTCCCCGGTCGAGCAG GAAGCTGCATGACGACGAAGAGGGGGGAGTTTTCTCAGTCACGCTTTTCAAAAGGGCTGTGAGTGAATTTAAAGCCAGAGCCCAGGAGAGCAA GTTCACTGTGCGTGAGTATCGCTttgatcaggaggaggagaagcagcaggagaggaagcagctgagcGTTCACAAGAAGGAACAATGC GGAATCTTTGTGCGCTGGCTGAAGGTTAATTTCAGGGAGATATTTACAGCCTGGATCCACTTAAAAGCGTTGAGGGTGTTTGTGGAATCAGTCCTCAG GTATGGACTACCTATAAACTATCAGGCTCTTCTGCTGCTGACCGACAGCAAGTGCTCGAAGAAACTCAGAGGAGAACTGGCCTCACTCTTCATGCACCTGGATCCCACAGCCACTTCCAGCAAAACAGAC GTGAACTGTGACATCCCAGGACTCTGTCAGCAGGAGTACTTCTCCTACATCTGTTTCGGCATCAACACCAGCATAGTGGAGATCAGCTAG
- the kcnf1b gene encoding potassium voltage-gated channel subfamily F member 1 yields MWTTPKPNYRRGFCAEGEIAVNIGGVRVVLFGDVLNRYPESRLAELVNCPTQNQEVVSSLCDDFDPSRKEFYFDRDPDAFKCIIDVYYFDEIHIKNGICPICFIKEMEFWKIDKSVLDECCKSYLSEKEEELTEISNKVKVILEDMEVDQCFTRAQRCQRFLWRLMEKPGSSLAARVIAIASFLSILVSAVVMCVGTIPELQVTDSEGKLVEHPILEGIETVCMLWFTAEYLLRLASSPNKLNFAFSFMNVIDFMAIIPFYVVLSLTHLGTSSMMELGNVQQAVQALRIMRIARIFKLARHSSGLQTLTHALKRSLKELGLLLMYMSVGIFVFSALAYTMEQSHPETLFKSIPQSFWWAIITMTTVGYGDIYPKTTLGKCNAAVSFLCGVIAIALPIHPIINNFVVFYNKQKVLETAAKHEVELMGLKSGREARRESRD; encoded by the coding sequence atGTGGACAACCCCGAAGCCCAACTACAGGAGGGGTTTCTGCGCAGAGGGGGAGATAGCTGTTAACATCGGCGGAGTCCGGGTGGTGCTCTTCGGGGATGTTTTGAACCGCTACCCGGAGAGCAGACTGGCGGAGTTAGTGAACTGTCCAACTCAAAATCAAGAAGTTGTCTCCTCGCTGTGTGATGACTTCGATCCGAGTAGAAAGGAGTTCTACTTTGACCGAGACCCCGATGCCTTCAAGTGCATCATCGACGTTTACTACTTCGATGAAATCCACATCAAAAACGGCATCTGCCCCATCTGCTTCATCAAGGAAATGGAGTTCTGGAAGATAGACAAAAGCGTTTTAGATGAGTGTTGTAAAAGTTACCTgagtgagaaggaggaggagctgacggaGATTTCCAACAAGGTGAAGGTAATATTGGAGGATATGGAGGTGGACCAGTGCTTTACGCGCGCCCAGCGGTGCCAGAGGTTCCTGTGGCGGCTGATGGAGAAGCCGGGTTCCTCCCTGGCGGCGCGCGTCATCGCCATCGcatccttcctctccatcctgGTGTCGGCGGTGGTGATGTGCGTGGGAACCATCCCGGAGCTGCAGGTGACGGACTCCGAGGGGAAACTCGTGGAGCACCCGATATTGGAGGGGATCGAgactgtgtgcatgttgtggTTCACGGCGGAGTACCTGCTCCGTCTCGCCTCCTCTCCGAACAAGCTGAACTTCGCATTCTCCTTCATGAACGTCATCGACTTCATGGCCATTATACCCTTCTACGTGGTCCTGTCCCTCACCCACCTCGGCACCTCATCCATGATGGAGCTTGGGAACGTGCAGCAGGCTGTGCAGGCGCTCCGCATCATGCGTATCGCGCGTATTTTCAAGCTGGCGCGCCACTCCTCCGGACTGCAGACTCTGACCCACGCGCTGAAGCGGAGCCTCAAGGAGCTGGGGCTGCTCCTCATGTACATGAGCGTGGGGATCTTCGTGTTCTCTGCGCTGGCATACACCATGGAGCAAAGCCACCCGGAGACTCTTTTCAAGAGCATCCCTCAGTCCTTCTGGTGGGCCATCATCACCATGACCACGGTGGGCTATGGAGACATCTACCCCAAGACCACGCTCGGCAAGTGCAACGCAGCCGTGAGCTTTCTGTGCGGGGTGATAGCCATCGCTCTGCCCATCCACCCCATCATTAATAACTTTGTGGTTTTCTATAATAAGCAGAAAGTGCTAGAGACCGCAGCAAAACATGAGGTGGAGCTGATGGGGCTGAAGTCTGGCAGGGAGGCGCGCAGGGAAAGTAGGGATTAA